One window of the Populus nigra chromosome 4, ddPopNigr1.1, whole genome shotgun sequence genome contains the following:
- the LOC133690771 gene encoding transcription factor HEC2-like: MEIDQLRSATEDQMEMMMLMDKLPEFYDSYNDVADRLSPTEFLAASASNISISHFNTDNPHNASSPSFMNLQSTLSSNSNSTPTQDQSPQDFFPSPSSSRWSGLGELPEANDYATPSQKKNSMATMREMIFRIAAMQPIQIDPESVKPPKRRNVKISKDPQSVAARHRRERISERIRILQRLVPGGTKMDTASMLDEAIHYVKFLKTQVQSLERAQANRPTTTTEIGFPVAMTSGSYLPMGKGYHQPPARRRQNVQNYGDA; encoded by the coding sequence ATGGAAATTGACCAGTTAAGGTCTGCAACAGAAGATCAGATGGAAATGATGATGCTGATGGACAAGCTTCCCGAGTTCTACGATTCCTATAACGATGTTGCTGATCGTTTATCCCCAACAGAGTTTCTTGCTGCAAGTGCAAGTAATATTTCCATCTCGCATTTCAACACTGATAACCCACACAATGCTAGCTCACCTTCATTTATGAACCTACAATCCACTCTATCTTCTAATAGTAACAGCACCCCAACTCAAGACCAATCCCCGCAAGATTTCTTTCCCAGTCCATCTTcgtcaagatggagtggtcttGGTGAATTACCGGAGGCAAATGATTATGCTACACCATCACAAAAGAAGAATTCAATGGCAACAATGAGGGAGATGATATTTCGAATTGCCGCCATGCAGCCAATTCAAATAGACCCAGAATCAGTGAAGCCACCAAAACGTAGGAACGTGAAGATATCAAAAGATCCGCAAAGTGTTGCTGCACGCCATAGAAGAGAACGGATAAGTGAGAGAATAAGGATACTTCAAAGACTAGTCCCTGGAGGGACTAAAATGGACACTGCCTCTATGTTAGATGAGGCAATTCATTATGTTAAGTTCTTGAAGACTCAAGTGCAGTCACTTGAGAGAGCTCAGGCTAATAGgccaacaacaacaactgaGATTGGATTTCCTGTGGCAATGACTAGCGGGAGTTACCTTCCAATGGGAAAAGGATATCACCAACCGCCTGCTCGTCGTCGTCAAAATGTTCAGAATTATGGTGATGCTTAG